TCAGGCAGCCTTGAGGGCCTTGATGCGGGCGGTCAGGCGGCTCTTATGGCGAGCGGCCTTGTTCTTGTGGATCAGACCACGCGAGCTGAAACGGTCGAGGATCGGCTGGGCGACGGCAAAGGCTGCCTCGGCGCCGGCGGCATCGTTGGCATCCAGAGCCTTGATCACCTTCTTGACAGCGGTGCGCAGCATCGAACGCTGAGCCGTATTGCGCGCGTTGCGCACGACGGTCTGCTTGGCGCGCTTCTTGGCGGACTTGATATTGGCCACAGTGGTGGTTTCCTGAAAAATCGGTGTAATGGGAACAGCAAGCTGGAAAGTATGATGGCTCGAAAAATGTACGTCAAGTCAATTGTCAAGAGGAAACACGGGTGAGTTCACCAAGGATGTTGCGCGGGCTGCTGTCTTTCAGCAGCATGACCATGATTTCACGGGTGCTGGGGCTGGTCCGCGACCAGTTCATCACCACCACGTTCGGCA
This portion of the Stenotrophomonas aracearum genome encodes:
- the rpsT gene encoding 30S ribosomal protein S20, with the protein product MANIKSAKKRAKQTVVRNARNTAQRSMLRTAVKKVIKALDANDAAGAEAAFAVAQPILDRFSSRGLIHKNKAARHKSRLTARIKALKAA